One Amorphoplanes digitatis genomic window carries:
- a CDS encoding GMC family oxidoreductase, translating to MTNFNYDVLVIGSGFGGCVSALRLTEKNYRVGVLEAGRRYTSEELPKNSWDARKFVWAPALGLYGIQRIHLLRDVVILGGAGVGGGSLNYANTLYKPLAPFFADPQWAHITDWRDELEPHYDQAQRMLGVTMNTTVTEADKVLKSVADDMGVGHTYTATPVGVLFGGADQPPGAEVDDPFFGGAGPKRNTCLECGSCMTGCRFNAKNTLDKNYLYLAERNGCVVHPMTTVVDVEPLPDGGYAVHTVTTGRSARRRRNRRTFTAEQVVFSAGTYNTQRLLHRLRDSGSLPNISARLGQLTRTNSESILGVKARAKNPAYTEGVAITSSIHIDEHTHIEPVRYGKGSNAMALLQTALTDGDQGRPRWVTWARTLLTQPRQWTWFSPRNWSERTIILLVMQALDNSITVRGRKTLLGRYKLTSGPGHGEPNPTWIPAANDAARRVAAKIDGVAGGTVGEIANIPLTAHFIGGCPIGDSPRTGVIDPYHRLYGHPGVHVADGSTVSANLGVNPSLTITAQAERAMSFWPNRGEADPRPAPGSAYRRLAPVAPARPAVPVGAPAALRTPGAAPSSTDSSAL from the coding sequence ATGACCAATTTCAACTACGACGTGCTCGTCATCGGCTCCGGCTTCGGCGGTTGTGTGTCGGCCCTGCGGCTGACGGAGAAGAACTACCGGGTCGGCGTGCTCGAGGCCGGGCGTCGCTACACCAGCGAGGAACTGCCCAAAAACTCCTGGGACGCCCGCAAGTTCGTCTGGGCCCCGGCCCTGGGTCTTTACGGGATCCAGCGCATCCACCTGCTGCGCGACGTCGTGATCCTCGGCGGCGCGGGCGTCGGTGGCGGTTCCCTGAACTACGCCAACACGCTGTACAAGCCGCTCGCGCCGTTCTTCGCCGACCCGCAGTGGGCGCACATCACCGACTGGCGTGACGAACTCGAGCCCCACTACGACCAGGCCCAGCGCATGCTCGGGGTCACTATGAACACCACCGTCACCGAGGCCGACAAGGTCCTCAAGTCGGTGGCCGACGACATGGGCGTGGGGCACACCTACACGGCTACGCCGGTCGGCGTGCTGTTCGGCGGGGCGGACCAGCCGCCGGGCGCCGAGGTCGACGACCCGTTCTTCGGCGGCGCCGGGCCGAAACGCAACACCTGCCTCGAATGCGGCTCATGCATGACCGGCTGCCGCTTCAACGCCAAGAACACCCTGGACAAGAACTACCTTTACCTGGCCGAGCGCAACGGCTGCGTCGTCCACCCCATGACCACCGTCGTCGACGTCGAGCCGCTGCCGGACGGAGGGTACGCCGTGCACACGGTGACCACGGGCAGGTCCGCGCGCCGCCGGCGGAACCGGCGCACCTTCACCGCCGAGCAGGTCGTGTTCTCGGCCGGCACGTACAACACGCAGAGGCTGCTGCACCGGCTGCGCGACAGCGGCTCGCTGCCGAACATCTCCGCCCGGCTCGGCCAACTGACCCGTACCAACTCCGAGTCCATCCTGGGCGTCAAGGCACGGGCCAAGAATCCCGCCTACACCGAGGGCGTGGCGATCACGTCCTCGATCCACATCGACGAGCACACGCACATCGAGCCGGTGCGCTACGGCAAGGGCAGCAACGCGATGGCGCTGCTTCAGACCGCGCTCACCGACGGTGACCAGGGCCGCCCGCGCTGGGTGACCTGGGCCAGGACGCTGCTCACCCAGCCAAGGCAGTGGACCTGGTTCTCGCCGAGGAACTGGTCCGAGCGGACGATCATCCTGCTCGTGATGCAGGCCCTGGACAACTCCATCACCGTCCGGGGGCGCAAGACCCTGCTGGGCCGGTACAAGCTCACCTCCGGTCCGGGCCACGGCGAGCCGAACCCGACCTGGATCCCGGCCGCCAACGACGCCGCGCGCCGGGTCGCCGCCAAGATCGACGGTGTCGCCGGAGGCACCGTCGGCGAGATCGCCAACATCCCGCTGACGGCCCACTTCATCGGCGGCTGCCCGATCGGCGACTCTCCGCGGACCGGCGTCATCGACCCGTACCACCGGCTGTACGGACACCCGGGCGTCCACGTCGCCGACGGGTCGACGGTGTCGGCGAACCTGGGTGTGAACCCGTCGCTGACCATCACGGCACAGGCCGAGCGCGCGATGTCGTTCTGGCCCAATCGCGGCGAGGCCGACCCGAGGCCCGCCCCGGGCTCCGCGTACCGGCGCCTGGCTCCGGTCGCGCCGGCACGGCCTGCCGTCCCGGTGGGCGCGCCGGCCGCGCTGCGGACTCCCGGCGCCGCACCGTCATCCACGGACAGCTCCGCTCTCTGA
- a CDS encoding alkyl/aryl-sulfatase has translation MSSATDPADRGFVAALTPGVVTAPDGRVVWDADGWSARLAGECPDTVNPSLWRQGQLCSRQGLYEVTAGVYQVRGLDISNMTIVEGDTGVIVVDPLLSVETAAAALRLYRAHRGDRPVTAVIYSHSHADHFGGVAGVTDGNVPILAPVGFMEHAVAENVYAGTAMTRRAGFMYGATLPTGPAGQIGFGLGLASSTGTVSLFPPTVHITHTGQEEIVDGVRMVFQLTPGTEAPAEMNFLFPDHRALCMAENATHTMHNVLTLRGALVRDARIWSRYLTEAITLFDGRADVLFASHHWPTWGQDDMTRFLSEQRDLYAFLHDQTLRLLNQGHTGTEIAEMIQLPPALDEARHARGHYGSVSHNVKAVYQRYLGWFDGNPANLWQHPPVETAKRYVDCLGGVDAVLTHAGGYVDRGDLRFAAQLLQHAVFADPDRGEAKELLAQVYERLGYGAENGVWRNFYLTGAQELRQGPNATPVDLGGGMAAVLSIEQIFDTLAIRVDAPKAWHDTIVIDWTFTELGQSYRTTLRNGVLLQQPNPPAGQPDLSLTLTKRDLLGVLAGRGLGGIAHDGDLAALTRLAGYLDAPDPGFAIVTP, from the coding sequence ATGAGTAGTGCAACTGACCCCGCCGACCGGGGTTTCGTCGCGGCGCTGACCCCCGGTGTCGTCACGGCTCCGGACGGGCGCGTCGTGTGGGACGCCGACGGATGGTCGGCCCGGCTGGCGGGCGAGTGTCCGGACACCGTGAACCCGAGCCTGTGGCGGCAGGGCCAGCTGTGCTCCCGTCAGGGCCTCTACGAGGTCACCGCGGGCGTCTACCAGGTACGCGGCCTGGACATCTCGAATATGACGATCGTCGAGGGCGACACGGGAGTGATCGTCGTCGACCCGCTGCTCAGCGTGGAGACGGCCGCGGCCGCGCTACGCCTGTACCGCGCACATCGCGGCGATCGCCCGGTCACCGCGGTGATCTACAGCCACTCCCACGCCGATCACTTCGGCGGTGTCGCCGGCGTCACCGACGGCAACGTCCCGATCCTCGCGCCGGTGGGCTTCATGGAGCACGCCGTGGCGGAGAACGTGTACGCCGGCACGGCGATGACCCGCCGGGCCGGATTCATGTACGGCGCGACCCTGCCGACCGGACCGGCCGGCCAGATCGGGTTCGGGCTGGGCCTGGCGTCCTCCACCGGCACCGTGTCGCTGTTCCCCCCGACGGTCCACATCACACACACCGGACAGGAGGAGATCGTCGACGGCGTACGCATGGTGTTCCAGCTGACGCCGGGCACCGAGGCGCCCGCGGAGATGAACTTCCTGTTCCCCGACCACCGTGCCCTGTGCATGGCGGAGAACGCCACCCACACCATGCACAACGTGCTGACCCTGCGCGGTGCGCTGGTGCGCGACGCCCGGATCTGGTCGCGTTATCTGACCGAGGCGATCACGCTGTTCGACGGCAGGGCAGACGTCCTGTTCGCCTCGCACCACTGGCCCACCTGGGGCCAGGACGACATGACGCGGTTCCTGTCCGAGCAGCGCGACCTGTACGCCTTCCTGCACGACCAGACGCTACGGCTGCTCAACCAGGGCCACACCGGTACTGAGATCGCCGAGATGATCCAGTTGCCGCCGGCGTTGGACGAGGCACGGCACGCGCGCGGTCACTACGGATCCGTGTCGCACAACGTCAAGGCCGTCTACCAGCGGTATCTCGGCTGGTTCGACGGCAACCCGGCGAACCTGTGGCAGCACCCGCCGGTCGAGACCGCGAAGCGGTACGTCGACTGCCTCGGCGGCGTCGACGCCGTGCTGACCCACGCGGGCGGCTACGTCGACCGGGGAGACCTGCGATTCGCCGCGCAGCTCCTACAGCACGCCGTCTTCGCCGACCCGGATCGCGGCGAGGCGAAGGAACTGCTGGCTCAGGTGTACGAGCGGCTCGGGTACGGTGCGGAGAACGGCGTCTGGCGCAACTTCTACCTGACCGGCGCGCAGGAGCTGCGGCAGGGTCCGAACGCCACGCCGGTCGACCTCGGTGGTGGCATGGCCGCAGTGCTCTCGATCGAGCAGATCTTCGACACGCTGGCGATCCGGGTCGACGCGCCGAAGGCCTGGCACGACACCATCGTCATCGACTGGACGTTCACCGAGCTGGGTCAGTCGTACCGGACGACGCTGCGCAACGGGGTACTCCTGCAACAGCCGAATCCACCGGCCGGACAGCCCGATCTGAGCCTCACGCTGACCAAGCGGGACCTGCTGGGGGTGCTGGCCGGCCGTGGCCTCGGCGGCATCGCCCACGACGGCGACCTCGCGGCCCTCACGCGGCTGGCCGGCTACCTCGACGCGCCCGATCCGGGTTTCGCGATCGTGACGCCCTGA
- a CDS encoding TetR/AcrR family transcriptional regulator yields the protein MAEVRVERGPGRPRQERVTGAVLSAVLDLVAEHGLSAVTMDAVAARAGVSKPAIYRRWPGKHDLFIAAAETRIGTLSVPDLGDFRAELRAVLDARLRAYRMPGTARLLAGLISASEEGGDVRGAYQRYTTRIMSETRKILERGIARGDVRTGVDVRAAATLVAAPMIFRLVIEQELPDERFAADLAELIARAVS from the coding sequence ATGGCCGAGGTGCGCGTGGAACGAGGGCCGGGGCGTCCCCGGCAGGAGCGCGTCACCGGCGCGGTCCTGTCGGCCGTGCTGGACCTGGTGGCCGAGCACGGCCTCAGCGCCGTCACCATGGACGCGGTGGCGGCGCGTGCCGGAGTGAGCAAGCCCGCCATCTACCGGCGCTGGCCGGGCAAGCACGACCTGTTCATCGCGGCCGCCGAGACGCGCATCGGCACGCTCAGCGTGCCCGACCTCGGGGACTTCCGCGCCGAGCTGCGGGCGGTGCTGGACGCGCGCCTGCGGGCGTACCGGATGCCGGGAACGGCCCGGCTGCTGGCCGGGTTGATCTCCGCCTCGGAGGAGGGCGGCGATGTGCGCGGCGCGTACCAGCGATACACCACCCGGATCATGAGCGAGACGCGGAAGATCCTGGAGCGGGGGATCGCCCGCGGCGACGTGCGCACCGGCGTCGACGTACGGGCCGCGGCCACGCTGGTGGCAGCCCCGATGATCTTCCGCCTGGTGATCGAGCAGGAGCTGCCCGACGAGCGCTTCGCCGCCGACCTGGCCGAACTGATCGCCCGCGCGGTGAGCTGA